A window of the Chaetodon trifascialis isolate fChaTrf1 chromosome 9, fChaTrf1.hap1, whole genome shotgun sequence genome harbors these coding sequences:
- the LOC139336332 gene encoding bridge-like lipid transfer protein family member 2 isoform X3: MSLLLMSFLVLLLLGIVLLCVVFRWLICTLAVHFFQAALNADLKIKSVGLFSVQGVSIQFHPQHTLEIDRIWISSKLLNQDLPKYLALCVGDTRVRFDLQAPLRPLVKKSHGKKSGRLSVSPTTLRFLSQLLSFHISSINVMVLNIALSESLWHMTVTGLTLLLDHQSKRLAWDFSVGQLSSKVLKSSQLDICLAEVALSLLLSGDVSLPEMKPGCLSLSVRTLIAELHEGLFLSQLVLPPTPKKSIQDASECENIEFIQTETVQQFHQLIPHKVNVEFDNTNVTLSMHSQKKHLNWTLKSLKVIYGRDDEQLPLKSFTPELSFPHSSLELLLEDGLLLSQSRQRILCVNTLKTTLQVTSMDISGSFTVNTCIIHYRHQEFSHWLDLFPWEQLIHRKAAHRKSPLDYFPTLLSIRRLPHLDAPVMVSTSVSNVNVSVQLGDTTPFALGFLSASAELQHLLDIKVDAESPESQNVHQRASLSLDNFWWRVGQGSHIQQAPHPPGKHVWGEALILDSLSLQGSFNRPHMESSCHPSSLNVESNLKGLQVELSETCALCLSRLLSLICVPRDTQPQLSDVALVSPSGDDAAQRAPSSQLQLLFKLDCCLEDVNVFTLSNLAGAVSLRMDTINVLSSAETSSVSLQGVSLSAIRTLTENMESCCPASQTPSPVLKLTVISFTYHVTTHTVQIQCEEELTVEWTPPDHMVLYQHLTEAQACWRMLCGERGEDGPTESELVSGQSRGLCVRVDLGCTRLTAHVSEQNYILLHSEALSVVKHTGSIHMCSPSVIFNFDGNNIVSFKGLDVEMHTELTEMRLHRDTFPFLTTPHNCVWVLTCPSLAVEFPYQYNFSKTFDMAISVQKWLKTLHRSPSRDAAVQHLPPDLVFKISQFSFVFLDDIFEIKLRDNYELMKDESKESAKRLQLLDKKVADLRKQHGELLPARKIEELYSSLEKKHIEIYIQRSRRLYANTPMRKSLLTWTVSDLELVALADHSLHGPERVREQLRDIDGISPFPRDGLPLVVQWCRAVKFQLAAFLVRIRDYPRYLFEIRDWRLSGRLMGTEQDGHARAHRKEIVPLGPPWGDVTVHRNMPPLKFFYDFKSNINLYTIVWGPCWDPAWTLIGQSVDLLTKPTVDPSPPLAWWDKSRLLLHGRWVMDIDQANLHQLATEDPYNTTENLHWEWNKLNFDWNPGQFVFKGDLDVNVRTASKYDDICFLHLPNLCMTLDLQWLCHGNPHDHHAVMLCCAENVADVTSGQPHDSYRAFRSENLNLSITMDLNQHCGTESCQPRILLYSSTLRWMQNFWATWTGVSRPICRGKLFHSLRPVRKKLGQHYKQMSYTAAFPQLQVHYWASFAQQRGIQVECNKGHVFTRGAQRLIPQAGTVMRRLISEWNVTQMVSELSQVTVHLMASTWDETADHQINAQVKKTHLLSLSSLSYQRQSNRVEEEVNQKDETNASYTHKLRLVDLRASWTTTNRNIAFGLYDGYKKASVLKRNLSTEALKGLRIDTQLQTKKLKRSPSNYSPTTAPTTPVMPTVSRAEKSQNEGTSMLQKLIEETDKFVVFSEEDSGVSDQLCGIAACQTDDVYNRNWFIELVNCQMMLRGTETAGCVLVSAAKAQLLQCEHHPAWYSDTLKQKTTWTCLLDGMQYFATMEPNPSEQEDRQLWLEVKNIEEHRQRNVDSVLELMESGQAVGGMVSTTTDWNQPAQVNEAQQVQRIISRCSCRMHYISYSHDINPEVATQIKPPELRNNHEKEDLLKKQAGAVDTFTLIHHDLEISTNPVQYAMILDIVNNLLLHVEPRRKEHSEKKQRVRFQLEISSNPEEQRSSILHLQEAVRQHLTQIRRLEKQIYSNIRAQPEELSGDELMEINTRLQNQLNQEKNDMQMKSEELNILIRCFKDFQLQRANKLELRKPPEDVSVARRTEIYFAQARWCLTEEDGQLGIAELELQRFMYSKLNKSDDTAEHLLELGWFTMNNLLPNAAYKVVLRPQSNCQSGRQFALRIFSKVRPPVGGISVKEHFEVNVVPLTIQLMYQFFKRMMGFFFPGRNVEEEEVTDEEDKFRLVTTGIPVKPRQSSEDTMGPMGPSKGVAQGLNRTAGVRRSFRKPPEHPVDDIDKMKERAAMNNSFIYIKIPQVPLCVSYKGEKSSVDWKDLNLVLPCLEYHNNTWTWLDFAMAVKRDSRKALVAQMIKEKLRLKPASGSDLRGKASEGKSDNSLQQQEEDEKARLLIGLSSADKSSSKKSIFSRRK; encoded by the exons ATGTCTCTCTTGCTGATGTCCTTCCTTGTACTTCTTCTGCTTGGGATTGTTTTGCTATGTGTCGTTTTCAG GTGGCTCATATGCACCCTGGCTGTGCACTTCTTCCAGGCTGCACTGAATGCTGATCTAAAGATCAAATCAGTAGGGCTGTTTTCTGTCCAAGGAGTCAGTATCCAGTTTCACCCCCAGCATACTCTG GAAATTGACAGGATATGGATTTCAAGTAAACTTCTAAATCAGGATTTGCC GAAATACCTGGCGTTGTGCGTCGGGGACACCAGAGTTAGGTTTGACTTGCAAGCACCACTAAGACCTCTGGTGAAGAAGAGCCATGGAAAGAAGTCTGGGAGGCTTTCAGTCAGCCCCACAACGCTGCGCTTTCTGTCACAA CTGCTGTCCTTCCACATCAGCTCAATCAATGTGATGGTACTGAACATAGCACTGTCAGAGTCCCTGTGGCACATGACCGTAACTGGCCTCACCTTGTTGCTTGACCACCAGAGTAAAAG GCTGGCGTGGGACTTCTCCGTCGGCCAGCTAAGCAGCAAAGTGCTTAAAAGCAGCCAATTG GATATATGTTTGGCTGAAGTGGCCCTgagcctgctgctgtctggagaTGTGAGCCTGCCAGAGATGAAGCCAGGTTGTTTGTCCCTGAGTGTGAGGACACTTATAGCGGAGCTGCACGAGGGACTATTTCTCAGCCAACTCGTGCTGCCCCCGACTCCCAAAAAGAGCATTCAGGATGCATCTG AGTGTGAAAACATTGAGTTCATCCAGACTGAGACGGTGCAACAGTTTCATCAACTGATTCCCCACAAGGTCAATGTGGAATTTGATAATACAAATGTAACCCTGTCCATGCACAGCCAGAAAAA ACACCTGAACTGGACTCTGAAGTCTTTAAAAGTCATCTATGGACGTGACGACGAGCAGCTTCCACTTAAAAGCTTCACTCCTGAGCTGAGCTTTCCCCACAGCAGCCTGGAGCTCCTTCTCGAGG ATGGACTTCTCCTCTCACAAAGTCGACAAAGAATCCTTTGTGTGAACACTCTCAAGACGACCCTGCAG GTGACATCAATGGACATCTCAGGGTCATTCACAGTCAACACTTGCATCATCCACTATCGTCACCAGGAGTTCTCACATTGGCTAGATCTATTTCCATGGGAACAGCTAATCCACCGGAAAGCAGCACATAGAAAAAG TCCATTAGATTATTTTCCCACCCTCCTTTCCATCAGGCGCCTCCCTCACCTGGATGCTCCCGTGATGGTGTCCACCTCCGTGTCCAACGTTAACGTGTCCGTTCAGCTGGGAGACACAACGCCTTTTGCTCTGGGTTTCCTCTCTGCCAGTGCAG aACTGCAGCATCTTCTTGACATTAAAGTTGACGCAGAGAGCCCAGAGTCCCAGAATGTGCACCAGCGTGCCTCACTGTCCCTGGACAACTTCTGGTGGAGAGTGGGTCAGGGGTCTCATATCCAACAAGCACCCCACCCTCCTGGCAAACATGTGTGGGGAGAAGCGCTAATTTTAGACTCGCTCAGTCTTCAG GGGAGTTTCAACCGACCCCACATGGAGTCGAGCTGCCATCCTTCGAGTCTGAACGTGGAGTCCAATCTGAAAGGGCTTCAAGTGGAGCTTTCAGAGACAtgtgcactgtgtctgtctcgCCTGCTGTCCCTCATCTGTGTTCCTCGTGACACGCAGCCACAGCTGTCAGATGTGGCCTTGGTGTCTCCCTCTGGTGACGATGCTGCACAGCGCGCTCCTTCCTCACAGCTTCAACTGCTGTTTAAACTGGACTGTTGTCTGGAGGATGTTAATGTGTTCACGTTGTCTAATCTGGCAg GAGCCGTGTCTTTGCGGATGGACACGATCAACGTCCTGAGCTCTGCAGAgacctcctctgtgtctcttcaaGGTGTGAGCTTGTCAGCGATCAGAACCCTCACAGAGAACATGGAGTCATGTTGCCCCGCCTCCCAAACCCCCAGCCCTGTGCTCAAACTCACAGTGATATCCTTTACCTACCACGTCACCACCCACACCGTGCAG ATTCAGTGTGAAGAGGAGCTCACCGTCGAATGGACACCGCCGGACCACATGGTCTTATATCAGCACCTGACTGAAGCTCAGGCGTGTTGGCGTATGCTTtgtggggagagaggagaggacggtCCTACGGAGAGTGAGCTTGTTTCAGGCCAGAGTAGAgggctgtgtgtgcgcgttgaTCTGGGCTGCACTCGTCTGACAGCCCATGTTAGTGAGCAGAACTATATTCTCCTGCACTCAGAGGCCCTCTCAGTCGTCAAGCATACTGGTTCCATTCACATGTGTTCCCCCTCCGTGATCTTCAACTTTGATGGCAACAACATTGTCTCCTTCAAAGGCCTGGATGTTGAAATGCACACAGAGCTGACTGAGATGCGGCTGCACAGAGACACCTTCCCCTTCCTCACCACTCCTCATAACTGTGTCTGGGTCCTCACCTGTCCCTCCCTGGCTGTCGAGTTCCCCTACCAGTACAATTTCTCAAAAACCTTTGACATGGCCATTAGCGTGCAGAAGTGGCTGAAGACTCTGCATCGCTCCCCGAGTCGAGACGCTGCCGTCCAGCATCTGCCTCCTGACCTCGTGTTCAAAATCAGCCAGTTCTCGTTCGTCTTCCTGGACGACATCTTTGAAATCAAGCTGCGAGACAACTACGAGCTAATGAAGGACGAGAGTAAGGAAAGTGCAAAGCGTCTTCAGCTTCTGGATAAGAAGGTGGCAGATCTGCGCAAGCAGCACGGAGAACTTCTCCCTGCCAGAAAGATTGAAGAGCTGTATAGTTCACTTGAGAAGAAGCACATTGAGATCTACATCCAGCGCTCGCGCCGCCTCTACGCCAACACGCCCATGAGGAAATCCCTGCTGACCTGGACGGTGTCAGACTTGGAGCTGGTCGCTCTGGCTGATCACTCTCTTCATGGGccagagagggtgagagagcaGCTGAGGGACATCGACGGGATCAGTCCCTTCCCCAGAGACGGACTCCCTCTGGTGGTCCAGTGGTGCCGTGCTGTCAAGTTTCAACTGGCTGCATTTTTGG TGAGAATTCGGGATTACCCTCGCTACCTGTTTGAGATCCGGGACTGGAGGCTGTCAGGACGTCTGATGGGGACCGAGCAGGACGGACACGCCAGGGCTCATCGCAAAGAGATAGTCCCACTCGGTCCTCCGTGGGGAGATGTGACAGTCCACAGGAATATGCCACCGCTTAAGTTCTTCTATGATTTCAAAT CGAACATAAATCTGTACACCATTGTGTGGGGGCCATGTTGGGACCCTGCTTGGACCTTGATTGGCCAGTCCGTTGACCTGCTGACCAAACCCACAGTTGAtccctcacctcctctggcCTGGTGGGACAAAAGTCGTCTCCTGCTGCATGGACGCTGGGTTATGGACATCGATCAGGCCAATCTTCACCAGCTGGCTACAGAG GATCCTTACAACACCACAGAAAACCTGCACTGGGAGTGGAATAAGCTGAACTTTGACTGGAATCCTGGACAGTTTGTCTTTAAAGGCGACTTGGATGTAAATGTTAGGACAGCATCAAA gTATGATGATATCTGTTTTCTACACCTGCCCAACCTGTGTATGACCCTTGACCTCCAATGGCTTTGCCATGGCAACCCCCATGACCACCATGCTGTAATGCTCTGCTGTGCAGAGAACGTTGCAGACGTGACCTCAGGGCAACCTCATGACTCCTACAGAGCCTTTCGCTCTGAGAACCTCAACCTCTCCATCACCATGGACCTTAACCAGCACTGTGGCACAG aaTCCTGCCAGCCTAGAATCCTTCTGTACAGCAGCACGCTGCGCTGGATGCAGAACTTTTGGGCGACCTGGACGGGCGTATCTCGACCGATCTGCAGAGGCAAGCTCTTCCATAGCCTCAGGCCTGTCCGCAAGAAGCTGGGTCAGCACTATAAACAGATGTCCTACACAGCTGCCTTCCCACAACTACAA GTGCATTACTGGGCCTCCTTTGCCCAGCAGAGAGGTATCCAAGTGGAGTGCAACAAAGGCCACGTCTTCACTCGAGGGGCTCAGAGACTTATTCCACAGG CTGGCACTGTGATGAGGAGGCTGATCTCTGAATGGAATGTGACTCAGATGGTTAGCGAACTGTCTCAGGTGACCGTTCACCTGATGGCCTCCACCTGGGATGAGACGGCTGACCACCAGATCAATGCTCAGGTGAAGAAGACCCACCTGCTCAGCCTGTCCTCCCTGAGCTACCAGCGACAGAGCAACCGCGTGGAGGAG GAGGTGAACCAGAAGGATGAGACGAATGCCTCTTACACTCACAAACTGCGCCTCGTGGACCTGCGTGCTTCCTGGACCACCACAAACAGGAACATAGCCTTTGGGCTGTATGACGGTTATAAAAAGGCGTCTgtactgaagagaaacctcTCCACTGAAGCTTTGAAAGGTCTGAGGATCGACACTCAGCTGCAGACCAAGAAGCTCAAACGCTCTCCTTCCAACTACTCCCCCACCACAGCCCCTACCACACCAGTTATGCCCACTGTCAGCCGAGCAGAGAAAAGTCAAAATGAAG GAACATCGATGCTCCAGAAACTGATTGAGGAAACAgacaagtttgtggtgttttcaGAGGAAGACTCAGGTGTCAGCGACCAGCTGTGCGGCATCGCAGCCTGTCAGACCGATGATGTCTATAACCGCAACTGGTTTATCGAGCTGGTCAACTGTCAG ATGATGCTGCGCGGCACAGAGACCGCAGGCTGTGTGCTGGTATCTGCAGCAAAAGCTCAGCTGCTCCAGTGTGAGCACCACCCAGCCTGGTACAGCGACACCCTGAAGCAGAAAACCACCTGGACCTGCCTGCTGGATGGCATGCAGTACTTTGCCACCATGGAGCCCAACCCGTCCGAGcaagaggacagacagctgtGGCTGGAG GTGAAAAACATTGAGGAGCACAGGCAGCGTAACGTCGACTCAGTGCTGGAGCTGATGGAAAGTGGCCAGGCTGTGGGAGGAATGGTCAGCACCACTACAG actgGAACCAGCCAGCCCAGGTGAACGAGGCTCAGCAGGTTCAGCGTATCATCTCACGCTGTAGCTGCCGGATGCACTACATCAGCTACAGTCATGACATCAACCCGGAGGTGGCCACGCAGATCAAACCACCAGAGCTGAGGAATAATCATGAGAAAGAAGACCTACTGAAAAAACAggccg GGGCTGTGGACACCTTCACACTCATTCACCACGATCTGGAGATATCCACTAACCCTGTTCAGTACGCTATGATCCTGGACATTGTCAACAACTTGCTGTTGCACGTGGAGCCCAGACGCAAG GAGCACAGCGAGAAAAAGCAGCGTGTGCGTTTCCAGCTGGAAATTTCCAGTAATCCAGAGGAGCAGCGCAGCAGCATCCTGCACCTCCAGGAGGCGGTCAGACAGCACCTCACGCAGATTAGACGCCTGGAGAAGCAGATTTACTCCAACATAAGG GCACAGCCTGAGGAGCTGAGCGGTGATGAACTGATGGAGATCAACACAAGGCTGCAGAACCAGCTGAACCAGGAGAAGAATGACATGCAGATGAAGAGCGAAGAGCTCAACATTCTCATCAG gtGTTTTAAGGACTTCCAGCTGCAACGGGCAAACAAGCTGGAGCTGCGCAAGCCCCCAGAGGATGTGAGCGTGGCGAGGAGAACAGAGATCTACTTTGCCCAGGCCCGCTGGTGTTTGACCGAAGAGGACGGCCAGCTCGGCATtgctgagttggagctgcagagATTCATGTACAGCAAG CTCAACAAGTCCGATGACACAGCAGAGCATCTCTTGGAGTTAGGGTGGTTCACAATGAACAACCTGCTGCCCAATGCAGCATACAAG GTCGTCCTTCGTCCTCAGAGTAACTGCCAGTCCGGACGCCAGTTTGCCTTGCGTATCTTCAGTAAAGTGCGCCCCCCTGTGGGAGGAATCTCTGTCAAGGAGCACTTTGAG GTGAACGTGGTGCCTCTCACCATCCAGTTGATGTACCAGTTCTTCAAGAGGATGATGGGATTTTTCTTCCCGGGAAGAAatgttgaggaggaggaggtcacaGACGAGGAAGACAAGTTCAGATTGGTCACGACGG GTATCCCTGTCAAGCCTCGGCAGTCGTCAGAGGACACCATGGGTCCTATGGGCCCCAGCAAAGGTGTCGCCCAGGGACTGAACCGCACTGCGGGGGTCAGGAGGTCATTCAGGAAACCTCCAGAG CATCCTGTTGACGACATCGATAAGATGAAGGAGCGAGCTGCTATGAACAACTCCTTCATCTACATCAAGATTCCCCAAGTGCCCCTCTGTGTCAGCTATAAG GGAGAAAAGAGCAGCGTGGACTGGAAGGACCTGAACCTGGTTTTACCGTGTCTGGAGTACCATAACAACACCTGGACGTGGCTCGACTTCGCCATGGCTGTGAAAAGGGACAGCCGGAAAGCACTCGTagcacag ATGATAAAGGAGAAGCTACGTCTGAaaccagcttcaggctcagacCTGCGGGGCAAAGCGTCTGAAGGGAAGTCTGacaacagcctgcagcagcaggaggaagatgagaaggCACGGCTCCTCATCGGCCTCAGCAGTGCAGACAAGAGCTCCAGCAAGAAGAGCATCTTCAGCCGACGCAAGTGA